The stretch of DNA CAGGGTGGTTCCCTATCAGTATCTTATCGGAGGGACCCTTCCACCTGGCTTTTCTCAAGCCCACCGCTTTCTTAGGGCTGACCGGTCTGGATCGGCTCTCCCATGCCTTTTTCTGGTCCTTGTTTTTTAATGCCGGCACTTTTGTCACCGTCTCATTGCTCACGGTGCCCAGTTCCGTGGAATTGGAGCAGGCCCGGCGGTTTGTCGGGGTGTTTGAACAGGAACGAGAACGACCCATAGAGAAGCGCTTAACGTATTTGCCGAGCCTGGAGCAGCTGACGGAATTTATGGGGAAGATCATCGGCCACCGGAAGGCCGCCCAGGCACGACGAGCCTTTCTCCGGGGGGTGACGACTCCTGAAGCCGAGTGGGGTGACAAGGAAAAGCTCCAGTTGGCGGATTTTATTGAGCGCACCATTGCAGGCTCCATCGGACCAGCGGCGGCCAAGGTCATAGTGGAAGGCTACCTCTCCTCAATGGGCTCCAAGATGGAGGACGTTTTTGACCTCTTCGGACGGATCTCCAGCTCTTTAGAAGAAAGCGAACAACAATTAAAGAGACGGGTAAGTGAACTCTCGGTGCTCTACGAAGCGGCCCGCCGCCTGGCTTCAACGTTATATTTTCCGGAAATCCTGGATGGAGTGCTGGGGGTGCTGGTGGAGAAATTAGACGTTGAAAGATGTGCCGTGCGGCTCTTGGACGAAGATGGCCTTCTGCATTTGAAAGCTTTCCGGGGCCTTCCGCCTGAGGTTCGGGGGCAGGTGGGAAAGCCCGATCCAGCTTCTCTATTGGGGGAATGTTTGTCGAGCTCCCAGGTAATTTCGGTGCCTGATTCCGCCGCAGTGGCTGATCGCCTCCAGGGACTGGTGGAAGAAGAAGCTTTGACTTCCTTGGTTTTGGCCCCCATCATTGCAGAAACCCTGACCCTGGGGGTATTGACCGCGGCCAGCAGTCAGAAGGGTTTTTTTACCAAGGAATACATTCAGTTCTTTCAATCGCTGGCCGGGCATTTGGGACTGGCGGTGCGGAGCGCCAACATGGAGGAGGCGCTGCGCCTGGATGAGTCTCGTCTTGAGGCGGTCTGGCAACTCAGCCAGATGACCAAGGCCACGCTGCAAGAGATTACCGATTTCGCCCTGGAGGAAGGAGTCCGGCTTACCAAAAGCAAGATCGGTTACCTGGCCTTCATGAACGAGGACGCAACGGTCCTCACTATGCAAGCCTGGTCTAAGACCGCCATGGCGGAATGCGCCGTGGCGGATAAACCCTTTGTTTTTCCTGTGGAGACCACGGGGCTCTGGGGTGAAGCCGTGCGCCAGCGGCGGCCCATCATTACCAATGATTATGCCGCGTTTAGTCCTTATAAGAAAGGCTATCCCGCAGGTCATGTCGAAATCCGGCGTCATCTGAATATTCCGGTATTCGACGGGAACCGCATCGTGGTGGTGGCTGGCGTGGGCAACAAGGAGGAAGAATATGATGAATCGGACGTCCGTCAGCTGACTTTATTGATGAACGGCCTGTGGTGGCAGATAAAACGCCAGCAAACCGAAAAGGCCCTGACCGCTGCAGTGGAGCGGGGTGTTTACTTTCAAAAGCTTTTAATTCATACCTGCATGGATGGCATCGTGGCAAGTGATATGGAAGGCACCATTCGTACATTTAACGAAACGGCTGCCAAAATCCTGGGTTATGAACCCGAAGAAGTCCTCGGCAAAATGAATGTCAGTGAACTCTATGCGCCGGGTCAACTGCAGGAAATCGATACCAAAATCCACGACTCTGCTTACGGCGGGGCGGGTATCTTAGAGAATTACGAAACCTGGATGCGGCATAAGGATGGCGCCCTCACGCCCGTCTGGCTTTCCGCCCGGGTGCTGTATGAAAATGACCGGGAAATCGGCATGATCGGCCATTTTAAAGACCTGCGCGAACGTAAGCTCATGGAAGAAGAACTCTTGCGGAATGAGCGCCTGGCCGTCTTGGGCAAAATGGCGGCCCACATAAGCCACGAAATTAAAAACCCTCTGATGCTTATTGGAGGATTTGCCCGCCAGGTGGTTAAGGATCCTACCTCCGACCCACTGAAGACTCAGGAAAAGCTTCAAATTATTGTCGATGAAGTTAGTCGCCTGGAAGATCTCCTCGCCGAGGTAGGAAGCTATGCCAAATTTTCGGAACCCCAAAAGCACCTGGGTAATCTCAATGACTTAGTTCGGGAAACCTGCCAGCGGCTGGAACCAAGCCTGCGCGAGAGTAATATTGAGCTTGCGTTGAGGCTCGACCCTGCACTCCCGGAGACCCAGTTTGATCCGGGCCATTTACGCCAGGTTATCTTGAATATAGCCAAGAACGGCATTGAGTCCATGAGCGCCGGGGGGACCTTGACGGTCAGCACCGGTAAGCAGGATGGCCGAATATTCGTGAAAATTAGTGATACAGGCATGGGAATCCCCCCCGAGAGTCTGGAGAAAATTTTTCAACCCTTCTTTTCCTCCAAACCCAAGGGCAGCGGCCTGGGTTTGGCCATTTCCCAGAAAATAATCCAGGCGCATCAAGGTGAAATCGCCATCGAGAGTGAACCGCAAAAGGGGACCCAGGTAACCATCTTTCTAAGGGAAATATAGTAATCATTAGAGGTTCTTGCAAAAAGCCGTTTTGTCATCCTGAGCGAAGCGAAGGATCTCGTATTTTCACCCACTTATGAGATTCTTCGGTCGCTTCGCTCCCTCAGAATGACAGGCAGGGAGATATTTGCAAGGGGCTCATTATAAATGGGAAAATTGCCAAGGTATTGCTACCGTGCCAGGACCTGGAGTTCTGGTAAGGGGCTGGGGAATTTGAAATGACTTATGAGCCTCTTGCAATAATAATCTTCTTACAGTGGAAACCTTATAGGGGTATTTAAAAATCGCCGGTAGCACAGGCTTTTCAGCCTGTGCTCATATAGGCTAAAACCTGCGACTGCATAATGTCCGGCAATTTTGCAAGAGGCTCTTATAATAATACCAGCTTGAAAAGCCTGTCATCTTTCTCATCATTGTTGGATGCCTCGCAGTCCAGAGTTTATGCTGTCTCCATGCCTTGCCGGGATAAAAGCGGATCACGGTTTTCCAACCTGAGAAAAATGGGGAGGCTCCAGGCGTTCCACCCGTGCCGTGTCCCGGCACAAGGATGCCGGCGCCCCATTAATCCCTTGATAATACTGGCTAAGTTTTGCGAAAGCCGAATATTTACCCCGGGACCAGCGCGGGACAAGCGCGTGACAACCCTGGCGCCGCCTCGACCGGAACGCGCTTGCACGCGGGTTTAGACCGGGTATATGGCGAGGGCGCCTCGGCAATATCCCGGCACATGTGCCGGGTTTGCCCGTCCAATCGGCCTGCGCCCGGCATTTTCAACGATTTTTGGGGTAGTTTTGAGGGGGTAAAAGCCGTTAAAAAACCATTTTTCTCTATCATTTTGAGCTAAACGCAGGCTCTTAGCTCGCTTCCATGAAACAGCTTTAAACCCGATTTAGGGGGATTTAAAAATCAGCCAGCGGCATAAATCTATGGCAAACGCTATATGTCAAAGCTTGAATGATTTCATTGCCTCCGGGCACAATCAATGCAGACCTGGCGAATCTGCTGCAGAAACCAGCAAAGATGCGATATAACTCATAGTAAGGTTATTGTAGTTCGCGTATAATTTATTCTCTAATTCTATCTTGATATATATTGCGAGGCTGTCGGAAAAGGATTGAGCTCAGCTAGTTTCCCTCCTATCCATTGATTTGAGTCCAACGAGGTGGATGTATGTACACACTGAGTGTTGAAGACGAAGACACAGTTATCAGGATCAAGCGGGAACTGTTGGACCAGGCAACGGTTTCAAGGTTCCTCGACTTGGTTAATTTATCCGCGTTTCTGGAAAAAAGCAGAACTTCCGAGGCCAGAGAAACGATCCTGGCCAGGATGCTGGGGCTGCCCACCGGAGTGGCATTACTCCGAGATCCGGCTCTCAATAAAGGGACGGCATTCACCGAAAAGGAACGGGAGATCTTAGGTCTACAGGGACTCTTGCCTCCCCGGGTCCATACCATGGAGGAACAAATCTCCCGGGTTATGGAGAATCTACACCGAAAGCCCAATGACATTGAGAAGTATATCTTCATGATTTCTCTCCAGGATCGCAACAAGACCTTGTTTTACCGGGTGGTCACGGACCACATCGAAGAGATGATGCCCATCATCTATACGCCTACGGTGGGGCAGGCCTGCCTGGAATTTGGTCATATTTTTCGCAGGCCGCGGGGCATCTTCATTTCGACCAAAGATCGTGGACGGATGCATAAACTCCTGAGAAATTGGCCATATCGTAATATCCGTATCATTGTGGTAACAGACGGAGAGCGTATTCTCGGACTGGGAGACCTGGGTGCGGACGGCATGGGCATCCCGGTGGGAAAACTTGCCCTTTACAGCGCCTGTGCCGGCATCCATCCTTCCCTCACTCTCCCGGTGACTTTTGACGTGGGCACAGAGAACGAGTCCCTCCTGAATGACCCCCTCTATATCGGCATCAAACAGCGCCGCCTGCGGGGCGCGGCCTACGATGATTTTGTCGAGGAGTTTATGGTTGCCGTAGAAGAAGTCTTTCCCCGGACCCTGGTGCAGTTTGAAGATTTTGGGAATATCAATGCCTTTCGGCTCTTGGACAGGTATCGAGACCGCCTCTGTACCTTTAACGATGACATCCAGGGCACTGCCGCGGTGACCCTGGCCGGTCTCTTATCAGCTATACGCCTTACGGGCGGCCAGCTTAAGGATCAAACCTTTCTCTTCCTGGGCGCCGGTGAGGCCGGGTTGGGCATCGGTGATCTGACGGTTTCCGGCATGACCAAAGAAGGCTTATCGGTTGAGGAGGCCCGGCAACGCTGCTGGTATGTGGATTCCAAAGGCCTCGTGGTAAAAAGCCGCAGCGATCTGACCGGCCATAAACTCCGCTATGCCCATGACCACGAATTTCTCCCCGACTTTCTGACCGCGGTGGAAGCTCTGAAGCCCACGGCTATTATCGGGGTATCCGGGAGACACGGGGGCTTCACGCAACCTGTCTTGGAGGCCATGGCCAGTATGAACGAGCGGCCCATGGTCTTCTCCCTGTCAAACCCCACCTCCAATACGGAATGTACTGCGGAAGAGGCCTACAGATGGACCCAAGGACGCGCCATTTATGCCAGCGGCAGCCCCTTTGACCCGGTTATCTTTGACGGCAAGAAATTGGTGCCGGCCCAGGGCAACAACGTCTACATCTTCCCCGGGGTCGGCTTGGGGGTACTCGCCTGCGGAAGCCAACGGGTCACCGATGAAATGTTTTTTGTGGCGGCGAAAGCCCTGGCCGCTGAAGTATCGGAAGGTGACCTGGAGCTCGGGAGTGTCTATCCGCCTCTTTGCAAAATCCGGGAAGTCTCGGTCAAGGTCGCAGCCGTGGTGGCAGAAGTTGCCTACCAGCGCAATCTGGCCACCAAGCCAAGACCCGATGATCTCCCGGCCTATATCAAGTCTCAAATGTATGAGCCTAAGTACCAAAGTTATGTTTAGCAGTCCTCGGTGGTTATCATGAATGGTTGACAGTTAGGCCCTTCGTTCAGCCAGCCAGGATAGGAACGCTATCTCGTTGAAGAAAACGCCCAGAAACATTTCCATTTTATGACCTCTTGATCCGAGGTTATACGTGATTAAGTTATTCGTAATATTCAATCATTTCGAACTTTATTAAGAGGACGTGATGAAATCCCGGAAAATTGAGTTTCCATTCAAGGGCAGAATGAGCCTGAGGCCACTGCTGGATTTCTGGGAACGCTTATTGGCCGAAGGCAAAGGCGGGATGAATGCCTTGGGGCCGGTTATCCGCAAAAAGTTAGAGAATACCCCTGAGCTACGGGAACCCATCGAGGACCTCACCATCCTGGAAAATCACCAGGACTTCATCGATCTGTTGATGAGCGTGGTTTTCCCGCCGGCGTTTTGGGAGAGCGATTGCGCCGCGGCCTTCGTGCCTTTCCAGTTTACCGGGTTCTATGCCACACCGCTTTTCAAGACCCTGTTTAAAATGGAAGGACAAGGTTTTACGCCGCAATTGAACATCGACCCCCATCAGTGGCAGTGGGGGCGGGTCCTCAAGGCCTATATTTATATCCTGAATAAATTCTACGGCATCGACCTCACCTGGGATTATCCCCTGATTGCCAAAGCTCAATGCCCCAAAACCGGATTGGATCGGTTTTTTAATATCGTCTTGGATCCAAAATTCCTGGAAATCAAAGTGCTCGGAGAGCCCAGGAGTTTGACGGAAGCAGACCGGAGCCGGCTCCTGGCTAACGTCAGTGACCTGAAATTGTGGATGGAACTGATACCCCCGGAAAACTTTGAATTTGAGGGCTTTGGCGTTTTCAGGGCTGCGGATGTGACCTCTCGCGAGATGTTATCGGCTCTCCAGGGGGACCTCTTCGAAAAGGAAGCAATTTTTCAGCGGGATGGTTTTGCCGGGCTCCAGGAAAAATTGCAGATCTATCTGCAAGAGAAAGACCTAACCCTGGGCTTGGCCGCCATCCGGGGTGAACAGATTCTCATCCTGCCGCATGCCCATAACCAGGCGGAAACGACGACCTGTGTTCTGCAGAATGCGACGCACTACCAACGAAGTGAATTTAAAGGATCAATTTTTTCCCAGGCGATGGATCAGGGCGAGCCGCTGGTCGTTGAAGACCTGCACTATTACCCTAAGAGCACGATCCTGGAAGAGCGCATGCTCGAGCATGGGTACCGGAGTATATATGTCGCTCCCCTGCTCTACCAGGACAGGCTCCTGGGAACTTTGGCGCTCAAATCAACCCGCGCCGGAGCGCTGAACGCCTTGAACACGGCCAACCTGCTCCCGGTGCTGCCGTTGTTTGCCGTGGCTTTGAATCGCAGCCTGGAGCAACTGAATCAAAAAATTCAGGCTGTCATCAAAGAGGAGTTCACCGCGATCCACCCCTCGGTGGAATGGCGCTTTCAGCAGGCAGCCCTGCACTATATCCAGCATAAGGACGAAGGGGTTGCAGCCCTGGAACCCATTGCGTTCCATCAAGTCTATCCCCTTTTCGGCGTTTCGGATATCCGGATGTCCAGCGACCATCGCAACGGCGCAATCCAGGCCGATCTCATCGAACACTTCCGTCTGACCAGAGAAATCCTGCAGCTCGCCTATGACCACCGGC from Desulfobaccales bacterium encodes:
- a CDS encoding GAF domain-containing protein: MKSRKIEFPFKGRMSLRPLLDFWERLLAEGKGGMNALGPVIRKKLENTPELREPIEDLTILENHQDFIDLLMSVVFPPAFWESDCAAAFVPFQFTGFYATPLFKTLFKMEGQGFTPQLNIDPHQWQWGRVLKAYIYILNKFYGIDLTWDYPLIAKAQCPKTGLDRFFNIVLDPKFLEIKVLGEPRSLTEADRSRLLANVSDLKLWMELIPPENFEFEGFGVFRAADVTSREMLSALQGDLFEKEAIFQRDGFAGLQEKLQIYLQEKDLTLGLAAIRGEQILILPHAHNQAETTTCVLQNATHYQRSEFKGSIFSQAMDQGEPLVVEDLHYYPKSTILEERMLEHGYRSIYVAPLLYQDRLLGTLALKSTRAGALNALNTANLLPVLPLFAVALNRSLEQLNQKIQAVIKEEFTAIHPSVEWRFQQAALHYIQHKDEGVAALEPIAFHQVYPLFGVSDIRMSSDHRNGAIQADLIEHFRLTREILQLAYDHRPLPILAAFSHRIDKQIKRLNIGLNAGDETTKPLFIQQVMEPIFDQLANFGAPVAERIASYRAALDPEMKTIYRSRRDFEDSLKLINETIAAYLDQEEAKAQEYFPHYFEKLKTDGVEHTIYIGASMAESGNFNPMYLKNLRLWQLMVMCEVVRRTEEIKSSLSVPLETTHLILVQDSPLSIFFSPDERHFEVAGAYDIRHEIIKKRIDKAVIKGASERLTQPGKIAIVYSQKQEGTEYLEYIDYLQAAGYLKAETEDVELEDLQGAQGLKALRVTVDPRASRAQQQPLPEIVTTAVKALPKRANVSS
- a CDS encoding GAF domain-containing protein, which gives rise to MISEWSLALVAFGYLLLLFAIAYYGDRQRARGKSIIANPYIYALSLAVYCTAWTFFGSVGKAATQGVTCLTIYLGPTLIAFTWWFGLRKLLRICKENNLTTMSDFLTLRYGKGAFLGVLATIGMLLAITPYIGLQLKSISDTFNVLAYKEVFPPVTTPVYQDTAFYVAILLSVFGILFGARHLDPTERHEGLVAVVVFESLIELLAFTSLGLLVTFGLFTGWGEIFTRIRQSPEFQQLLLVNTGPQNSYSLLLVLTLLAMGAIHFLPRMFHMAVVENTNERHILTALWLFPLYLLLMNLFVMPIAFGGLLLGLPPETADTFVLRIPLQTGHPYFALLVFLGGLSASTAMVAVASIAVTTMILNSLVMPLAIRLRLQERITPHLLTIKRAGIFFLIFLGYFGYHLVFPTVMLVDIGLIAFCGVMQLAPAMIGALYWRDATRWGAMAGLASGFLVWAYTLVFPYLVEAGWFPISILSEGPFHLAFLKPTAFLGLTGLDRLSHAFFWSLFFNAGTFVTVSLLTVPSSVELEQARRFVGVFEQERERPIEKRLTYLPSLEQLTEFMGKIIGHRKAAQARRAFLRGVTTPEAEWGDKEKLQLADFIERTIAGSIGPAAAKVIVEGYLSSMGSKMEDVFDLFGRISSSLEESEQQLKRRVSELSVLYEAARRLASTLYFPEILDGVLGVLVEKLDVERCAVRLLDEDGLLHLKAFRGLPPEVRGQVGKPDPASLLGECLSSSQVISVPDSAAVADRLQGLVEEEALTSLVLAPIIAETLTLGVLTAASSQKGFFTKEYIQFFQSLAGHLGLAVRSANMEEALRLDESRLEAVWQLSQMTKATLQEITDFALEEGVRLTKSKIGYLAFMNEDATVLTMQAWSKTAMAECAVADKPFVFPVETTGLWGEAVRQRRPIITNDYAAFSPYKKGYPAGHVEIRRHLNIPVFDGNRIVVVAGVGNKEEEYDESDVRQLTLLMNGLWWQIKRQQTEKALTAAVERGVYFQKLLIHTCMDGIVASDMEGTIRTFNETAAKILGYEPEEVLGKMNVSELYAPGQLQEIDTKIHDSAYGGAGILENYETWMRHKDGALTPVWLSARVLYENDREIGMIGHFKDLRERKLMEEELLRNERLAVLGKMAAHISHEIKNPLMLIGGFARQVVKDPTSDPLKTQEKLQIIVDEVSRLEDLLAEVGSYAKFSEPQKHLGNLNDLVRETCQRLEPSLRESNIELALRLDPALPETQFDPGHLRQVILNIAKNGIESMSAGGTLTVSTGKQDGRIFVKISDTGMGIPPESLEKIFQPFFSSKPKGSGLGLAISQKIIQAHQGEIAIESEPQKGTQVTIFLREI
- a CDS encoding NAD-dependent malic enzyme, producing the protein MYTLSVEDEDTVIRIKRELLDQATVSRFLDLVNLSAFLEKSRTSEARETILARMLGLPTGVALLRDPALNKGTAFTEKEREILGLQGLLPPRVHTMEEQISRVMENLHRKPNDIEKYIFMISLQDRNKTLFYRVVTDHIEEMMPIIYTPTVGQACLEFGHIFRRPRGIFISTKDRGRMHKLLRNWPYRNIRIIVVTDGERILGLGDLGADGMGIPVGKLALYSACAGIHPSLTLPVTFDVGTENESLLNDPLYIGIKQRRLRGAAYDDFVEEFMVAVEEVFPRTLVQFEDFGNINAFRLLDRYRDRLCTFNDDIQGTAAVTLAGLLSAIRLTGGQLKDQTFLFLGAGEAGLGIGDLTVSGMTKEGLSVEEARQRCWYVDSKGLVVKSRSDLTGHKLRYAHDHEFLPDFLTAVEALKPTAIIGVSGRHGGFTQPVLEAMASMNERPMVFSLSNPTSNTECTAEEAYRWTQGRAIYASGSPFDPVIFDGKKLVPAQGNNVYIFPGVGLGVLACGSQRVTDEMFFVAAKALAAEVSEGDLELGSVYPPLCKIREVSVKVAAVVAEVAYQRNLATKPRPDDLPAYIKSQMYEPKYQSYV